A window of Methanobacteriales archaeon HGW-Methanobacteriales-1 contains these coding sequences:
- a CDS encoding flavoredoxin — protein sequence MKKSIGAKTIVYPTPVFIIGTYDKDGKANAMNAAWGGISCSSPPCVSISLREATYTHGNIMDKKAFTVNIPSEDYIKEADYFGIASGRNEDKFEATGLSPVKSEVVDAPYIGEFPLILECKLVNITELGLHTHFTGEIMDVKVDENLMKDGNPDIEQIRPFLYDPSSRDYYGIGNRIGNAFSEGKNLISKK from the coding sequence ATGAAAAAATCTATTGGTGCAAAAACAATTGTATATCCAACTCCCGTATTTATAATTGGAACTTATGATAAAGATGGAAAAGCAAATGCCATGAATGCAGCTTGGGGAGGAATATCTTGCTCTTCTCCGCCATGTGTTTCAATTTCTTTAAGAGAAGCAACTTATACGCACGGAAATATTATGGATAAAAAAGCTTTCACGGTAAATATTCCCTCTGAAGATTACATTAAAGAAGCAGATTACTTTGGAATTGCATCTGGAAGAAATGAAGATAAATTTGAGGCCACCGGATTATCACCAGTAAAAAGTGAAGTAGTTGATGCTCCCTATATTGGAGAATTTCCACTTATTTTAGAGTGCAAATTAGTTAATATAACTGAATTAGGATTACATACTCACTTCACTGGTGAAATAATGGATGTAAAAGTTGATGAAAATTTAATGAAAGATGGAAACCCAGATATAGAACAAATTAGGCCATTTTTGTATGATCCTTCATCTAGAGATTATTATGGAATTGGGAATCGCATTGGAAATGCTTTTTCTGAAGGTAAAAATTTGATCAGTAAAAAATAA
- a CDS encoding MFS transporter, with protein sequence MNKISATYQKILKDDALKFIFLLGIVSLLSDMTYEGARSITGPYLAILGASAFTVGFVAGFGELLGYVLRFFSGRLADRTRQYWALTIGGYLINLLAVPLLALAGSWEMAAVLLILERVGKGIRTPSRDVMLSHASSQVGHGWGFGLHEAMDQIGAILGPLLVALILFSHGSYQTGFAFLLLPAILTVAVLLISRFLYPDPHELEVKTPQLDTKGFRKAYWIYIIAASLIAMGFADFALIAYHFQKAALISATLIPIFYAVAMGVDAIAALIFGMLFDKIGMSIMIVVAILSSLFAPLVFLGGFYAAFLGMVIWGICMGAQESIMRSSVAVISSSDRRGSAYGIFNSLFGVAWFVGSIIMGLLYTVSLNYLVAFSILLPLISIPFFILMLKTD encoded by the coding sequence ATGAACAAAATATCCGCAACTTACCAAAAAATTCTCAAGGATGATGCCCTTAAATTCATATTCCTCTTAGGAATAGTAAGTTTACTATCAGACATGACCTATGAAGGGGCTCGCAGTATAACTGGCCCATATTTAGCCATATTAGGGGCCAGTGCATTTACCGTGGGATTCGTGGCAGGTTTTGGTGAATTATTAGGTTATGTATTAAGATTTTTTTCAGGACGTTTAGCAGATCGTACACGTCAGTATTGGGCTCTCACCATTGGTGGATATTTAATTAATCTTCTGGCTGTGCCTTTATTAGCTTTAGCTGGAAGCTGGGAAATGGCCGCGGTATTGCTCATTCTGGAAAGAGTGGGTAAAGGTATCAGAACCCCATCCCGCGATGTAATGTTATCTCATGCTAGTAGTCAGGTGGGCCATGGTTGGGGTTTTGGTTTACATGAGGCTATGGACCAGATTGGGGCCATTTTAGGCCCATTATTAGTGGCACTTATACTTTTTTCACATGGAAGTTACCAGACTGGATTTGCTTTTCTTTTACTACCAGCTATATTAACCGTAGCGGTACTGTTAATCTCCCGATTTCTTTATCCAGACCCTCATGAATTAGAGGTTAAAACTCCTCAATTGGATACTAAAGGATTTAGAAAGGCTTACTGGATATATATAATTGCAGCATCTCTAATTGCCATGGGTTTTGCTGATTTTGCACTTATTGCCTACCATTTTCAGAAAGCAGCTCTGATTTCTGCAACATTAATCCCTATTTTTTATGCCGTGGCCATGGGAGTAGATGCTATTGCAGCATTGATATTTGGTATGCTATTTGATAAGATTGGAATGTCCATCATGATTGTGGTGGCTATTTTATCTTCACTTTTCGCCCCATTAGTATTCTTAGGAGGATTTTATGCAGCCTTTCTGGGAATGGTAATCTGGGGAATCTGTATGGGGGCTCAAGAATCTATTATGAGATCATCTGTAGCAGTAATATCCTCATCAGATAGGCGCGGCTCGGCCTATGGTATTTTTAATTCACTATTTGGAGTGGCCTGGTTTGTAGGAAGCATAATCATGGGCCTATTATATACGGTTTCTCTAAATTATCTGGTGGCCTTTTCAATATTATTGCCTCTTATATCCATTCCATTTTTTATTTTAATGTTAAAAACAGACTGA
- a CDS encoding low molecular weight phosphatase family protein, whose translation MVIESEKERILFMCIHNSARSQMAEGFFQHFYGEEFDVFSAGSDPREIESMAIEVMAEIEIDISKQLSNSLKDYEGQEFDYVVTICGNPYNACPFFIGGKKYFKQPFEDLSSFEGNKEERVEFYRNMRDELGDWVQELYNYQINKTEDDNCKKSGCCDLNQINKSNDDSCC comes from the coding sequence ATGGTAATTGAATCTGAAAAAGAAAGAATTTTGTTCATGTGCATCCACAATTCAGCCCGGTCCCAGATGGCCGAAGGATTTTTCCAGCATTTTTATGGAGAAGAATTTGATGTTTTTAGTGCCGGGAGTGACCCACGAGAAATAGAATCTATGGCAATAGAGGTAATGGCTGAAATTGAAATTGACATTTCTAAACAATTATCAAATAGTTTAAAAGACTATGAAGGCCAGGAATTCGATTATGTTGTTACCATATGTGGAAATCCATACAATGCCTGCCCCTTCTTTATTGGTGGTAAAAAATATTTCAAACAGCCCTTTGAAGATTTATCTTCGTTTGAAGGTAATAAAGAAGAAAGAGTGGAATTTTACAGAAATATGCGGGATGAATTAGGAGATTGGGTTCAGGAGTTATATAATTATCAGATTAATAAAACTGAAGATGATAATTGTAAAAAATCAGGCTGTTGTGATCTAAATCAAATAAATAAAAGCAATGATGATTCTTGTTGCTAG
- a CDS encoding ArsR family transcriptional regulator, translating to MKINRCCPTDPEMKMNWENELQEDSHSLKNPNINETASLLKILSNPSRLKMVLLLSKRDHCVCEFVILLNEKQNLISYNLGILKKHDMVDSYYSSKDKYYTLNEKAVNIVRCLKQNIILG from the coding sequence ATGAAAATCAATCGTTGTTGTCCTACTGATCCGGAAATGAAAATGAATTGGGAGAATGAACTCCAAGAAGACTCCCATTCTCTTAAAAATCCAAATATTAATGAAACTGCTTCTTTACTTAAAATACTAAGCAATCCTTCTCGATTAAAAATGGTTCTTTTACTATCTAAAAGGGATCACTGTGTTTGTGAATTTGTTATTTTATTGAATGAAAAACAGAATTTAATCTCTTATAATTTGGGAATTCTAAAAAAACATGATATGGTTGATTCCTACTATAGTTCCAAGGATAAATATTATACCTTAAATGAAAAGGCCGTAAATATAGTTCGATGTTTGAAACAGAATATAATTCTTGGCTGA
- a CDS encoding MBL fold metallo-hydrolase: MQISKYVHALKIPFEIKTETGILERFVYSYLIAGDTLVLIDSGVKNSEEIIFDYMEEIGLDPEDLTLLILTHSHPDHIGSASSIKRKTYCEVAAHSGEKEWIEDIDLQFKERPVPNFHSLLDGPVEVDIVLEDGDEFELDGKLNLKVIHTPGHSNGSISIFLREEKILFSGDAIPLKGGLPIYDDYRASLDSVQKLKDIEKLKWLLSSWDDPQQGDELYLIFEEAIDYLKTINDTVAQVSENEEDANSLEFTKKVLKELGIPEMAANPIVERSFQANLRELGE; encoded by the coding sequence ATGCAGATTAGTAAATATGTTCACGCTTTAAAAATACCATTTGAAATAAAAACCGAGACGGGAATACTGGAAAGATTTGTATACTCTTATTTAATAGCTGGAGACACTTTAGTTCTCATTGACAGTGGTGTAAAAAACTCAGAAGAGATAATCTTTGATTATATGGAAGAGATTGGATTAGATCCTGAAGATCTAACTTTGCTGATTTTAACCCATTCCCACCCAGACCATATTGGTTCTGCCAGTTCTATAAAAAGAAAAACATACTGTGAAGTGGCCGCCCATAGTGGCGAAAAAGAATGGATTGAAGATATTGATTTACAATTCAAAGAAAGACCAGTTCCTAACTTCCATTCTCTATTGGATGGGCCTGTGGAGGTTGACATTGTCCTGGAAGATGGAGATGAATTTGAATTGGATGGGAAATTAAATTTAAAGGTTATCCATACCCCAGGCCATTCTAATGGCTCTATTTCCATATTTTTAAGGGAAGAAAAAATATTATTTAGTGGAGATGCCATTCCCCTTAAAGGAGGATTACCTATTTATGATGACTATAGGGCCTCATTAGATTCAGTTCAGAAGTTAAAAGATATAGAAAAGTTGAAATGGCTTTTATCTTCCTGGGATGATCCACAGCAAGGCGATGAATTGTATCTAATTTTTGAAGAAGCTATTGATTATCTAAAAACAATAAATGATACGGTGGCCCAAGTTTCTGAAAATGAAGAGGATGCTAATTCACTGGAATTTACTAAAAAGGTTTTAAAAGAACTGGGAATTCCTGAAATGGCTGCTAATCCTATTGTGGAGCGTAGTTTTCAGGCCAATTTAAGGGAATTAGGAGAATAG